AAATTAGATTATGATGACGAAGAGGAAGATGAAACTACTTTTTCTAAATTAGAAAAATTTTCTAGTGATAAAAAATCTTTAAAATATCTTATTGACTATTTAACTAATATTTATAATAAAGTTTCTGATGAAGATAGCGAAAGAGAAATAGTAGATTTGTGGTATGATAATGGACAAAATCCAAGTTATGAAGAATGGTATAATCATTTAAAATCTTTGATAGAAAAATTAAAAGTTGAATATGGAAACTAGGAGATAATTATATGAGAAAAGTCTATAAACTTAATAGTGAAAAATCTTTAGCTCATCAAGTTTTAGAATATGCTGGTTGGTATGAGGGAAGAAAAGT
The genomic region above belongs to uncultured Fusobacterium sp. and contains:
- a CDS encoding DUF4259 domain-containing protein — its product is MGAWGIKALESDEGLDVIDVLREYLEGFKNKKVITLKEIINLMIEEGMLGETFEDIEFLYDNTAIAISELYFDFKENGKLDYDDEEEDETTFSKLEKFSSDKKSLKYLIDYLTNIYNKVSDEDSEREIVDLWYDNGQNPSYEEWYNHLKSLIEKLKVEYGN